The Streptomyces sp. A2-16 sequence TGCCGTATCTGCGCCGCTGCGTCGAGCTGGCGGCCGAGGCGCTGGAGGCCGGGGACGAACCGTTCGGGTCGGTCCTGGTCGGCGCCGGGGGCGAGATCCTCGCCGAGGACCACAACCGCGTGGCCTCGGGCGACCGCACCCGGCACCCCGAGTTCGAACTGGCCCGCTGGGCGGCGGCGCACCTGACGCCCGGGGAACGGGCCGCCGCCACCGTGTACACCTCGGGCGAGCACTGCCCGATGTGCGCGGCCGCGCACGCCTGGGTGGGCCTGGGGCGCATCGTGTACGTCGCCTCGTCCGAGCAACTGGCCGAGTGGCTGGACCGGTTGGGCGTGCCGGCGCCGCCGGTGCGGACCCTGCCGGTCAACGAGATCGCCCCGGGCGTGGTCGTGGAGGGCCCGGTGCCGGAGCTCACGGAGCGTGTACGGCGGTTGCACGTTAGGTTCCACCAGGGCTGATCCACGATCTCCCGGGATGCAGCCCCGCACTCCCGGTGCCTACGATCGAAAAGGACCCCGGACCAGGTGGACGGCCCGGTCTCCTCCAAGCGGTCAGTGGGGGGAGGCGCTCGCCCATGCAGTCGGCACGACGGGCGATGGCCGCCCACCTGACGCTGGTCGCCGTCGCCACGCTCGTCTACATGACGGTCCCCGCCGCCCGCACAGCGCTGTGGGCGCTGATCGGGCTCGCCGGCGCCGGCGCGGTGCTCGTCGGCGTACGACTGCACCGGCCCGCCCACCGGTGGCCCTGGTGGGCTCTGGCGGCGGGGTTGCTGACCTTCATCACGGGCGACACGTACTACAACGCCATGGAGGAGTACTTCCACGCCTCCAACCCCTTCCCCTCCCCCGCAGACGCCTGCTACCTGGTCACCTACCCGCTCTTCGCGGCCGGTTTGTACGGCCTCATCCGCTACCGCTCGCCGGGCCACGACCTGCCCAGCCTGCTCGACGCCCTCATCTTCACCGCGGGGCTCGCCCTGCCCGTGTGGGTGTACCTGGTGCAGCCGCTCGCCGAGGTCGAGGGCCTGACCTGGCAGCAGCGGGCCATCAGCATCGCCTACCCCCTCGGTGACGTGCTGGTCCTGGCCCTGCTGGCCCGCCTGCTCACTCCGAGCCCGGTCGGCGGGCACAACCGCTCGGTGCAACTCCTGGTCGTCGGTACGCTCACGCTGCTCGGCTTCGACATCGCGTACGGCATCCTCCAGCTGAACTCCCTGTGGCAGGCCGGCACCCTGCTGGACTCCGGATGGATCGTCTTCTACACGGCCTGGGGCCTGGCCGCCCTGCACCCCTCGATGACGGCGCTCACCGCCGCCGCGCCGCAGAAGCAGTCCCCGCTCCCGCCACCCCACCGGTTGGCGATGCTGGCGGCGGTCACCTTCATCGCCCCGGGGATCCTGCTGTACGAGTCGGTCACCCACAGCGCCCACCACACGGGCGTCATCGCCGCCTTCTCGGCCGTGCTGTTCCTGCTGGTCATCCTGCGGCTGGCGGGCATGGTCGTGGCCCACCGGGGAGCCATGGCCCGCGAGCTGGCCCTGCGCCGGGCGGCCGGGTCCCTGGTGGCGGCGGTGCGGCAGCAGGAGGTCGTGCGGTCCTGCGAGGCGGCCGTCGAGATGCTCCTGGGGCCGACGGTCCGCCACCGGACCCTGCTGCTGTCGGCCGAGCAGGCCGCGCCCCTGCTCCCCCGCCAGGCCCGCCAGGTGCCCCCCGCCGACCTCGGGCCGGACATCGCCGCCCT is a genomic window containing:
- a CDS encoding nucleoside deaminase, translated to MVVKDTELPYLRRCVELAAEALEAGDEPFGSVLVGAGGEILAEDHNRVASGDRTRHPEFELARWAAAHLTPGERAAATVYTSGEHCPMCAAAHAWVGLGRIVYVASSEQLAEWLDRLGVPAPPVRTLPVNEIAPGVVVEGPVPELTERVRRLHVRFHQG